In Bacillus cereus ATCC 14579, a single window of DNA contains:
- the dltD gene encoding D-alanyl-lipoteichoic acid biosynthesis protein DltD: MKMKHAFGPIILACVLFFIIILIPSKSLVSLISDKKVEDAATSLQKEKLQSVFLQQKMLENSQYLPMYGSSEFLRMDAYHPSNYFKVNPAGFTPFLIGTGGTQSLAHILNMTSTMDELEGKKVVFVLSPQWFTKTGVSQGDFTNNFSKQQAYHFIFNDKINPEMKKQIAKRLLDYKVVQEDDILKNSLEGIVYNDSKHNIKAGLVKPLAYMHRNILDHRDLFNSLFKIEPMKEKTNIGLRSISWEDARKHAEQEGKAESTTNTFGIENPYYHKNNLKKKLKGLKNFRANETYDESPEYDDLQIILELFKEKNVKPLFISVPVNGPWYDYTGFPKERREVYYKKVREQVEKAGYPVIDFSGHEYDKYFLKDTIHLGWKGWIYFDEAVQKFYSEK, translated from the coding sequence ATGAAAATGAAGCATGCTTTTGGTCCTATAATTTTAGCGTGTGTGCTTTTTTTCATTATCATTCTAATCCCATCGAAAAGTTTAGTATCGCTTATTAGTGATAAGAAGGTAGAAGATGCGGCAACTTCTTTACAAAAAGAGAAATTACAAAGTGTTTTCTTACAGCAAAAAATGTTAGAGAATTCACAGTATTTACCGATGTACGGTTCATCAGAATTTTTACGAATGGATGCATATCATCCGTCTAATTATTTCAAAGTAAACCCAGCTGGTTTTACACCGTTTTTAATTGGAACTGGTGGTACACAAAGTTTAGCTCATATTTTAAATATGACATCTACTATGGATGAATTAGAAGGTAAAAAAGTAGTCTTTGTTCTTTCACCACAATGGTTTACAAAGACTGGTGTATCACAAGGGGATTTCACTAATAATTTCTCCAAACAACAAGCATATCATTTTATTTTTAATGATAAGATAAATCCAGAAATGAAGAAGCAAATCGCGAAACGGCTATTAGATTATAAAGTTGTTCAAGAAGATGATATATTAAAAAATTCATTAGAAGGTATTGTATATAATGATTCGAAACATAACATAAAAGCAGGGTTAGTTAAACCACTTGCTTATATGCATCGAAATATTTTAGATCATAGAGATTTATTTAACTCTTTATTTAAAATCGAACCGATGAAAGAGAAAACAAATATCGGACTTCGTTCAATTTCTTGGGAAGACGCACGTAAACACGCAGAACAAGAAGGGAAAGCTGAATCTACTACAAATACATTCGGAATTGAAAATCCGTATTATCATAAGAATAATCTGAAGAAAAAACTAAAAGGTTTAAAAAACTTTAGAGCAAATGAAACATATGATGAATCACCAGAATACGATGATTTACAAATTATTTTAGAGTTATTTAAAGAGAAAAATGTCAAACCACTCTTTATTTCTGTACCTGTAAATGGGCCTTGGTATGATTATACTGGCTTCCCGAAAGAACGCCGTGAAGTGTATTATAAAAAAGTTCGAGAACAGGTTGAGAAAGCAGGATATCCAGTAATTGATTTCTCTGGTCATGAATATGATAAGTATTTCTTAAAAGATACGATTCATTTGGGCTGGAAAGGTTGGATTTATTTTGATGAAGCAGTGCAGAAATTTTATTCTGAGAAATAA
- a CDS encoding GNAT family N-acetyltransferase: MSMFEEEKVIYTKRLFMRKPIVEDINQFYNILKKDTVGKWLAKSRGMSKEETNDYIGQLILHWEQYDFGVWLLFNSETGKLLGHCGLRKVDETGAIEIMYLLDPEHWRNGYALEAAEASIKYAIETLNVIRIIARVKVANESSKKLLRKLGFIYTHEVNHSGRLLSYFELHTSSEEF; the protein is encoded by the coding sequence ATGTCTATGTTTGAAGAAGAGAAAGTAATTTATACAAAAAGATTATTTATGAGGAAACCAATTGTAGAAGATATTAATCAGTTTTATAACATATTAAAAAAAGATACTGTTGGCAAATGGTTGGCTAAATCAAGAGGAATGTCGAAGGAAGAAACAAATGATTATATTGGGCAACTTATCTTACATTGGGAACAGTATGACTTCGGGGTATGGTTGTTATTTAATAGTGAAACAGGAAAGCTTTTAGGACATTGTGGTTTAAGAAAGGTAGATGAAACAGGTGCAATAGAAATTATGTATCTCCTTGACCCAGAACATTGGAGGAATGGGTATGCATTAGAAGCAGCAGAGGCTTCCATTAAATATGCAATAGAGACTTTGAATGTAATAAGAATAATTGCTAGAGTTAAAGTAGCAAATGAGAGCTCGAAAAAACTTTTACGAAAGCTCGGGTTTATATATACTCATGAAGTTAATCATAGCGGGCGTTTATTATCATATTTTGAACTTCATACATCATCCGAAGAATTCTAG
- a CDS encoding DUF3870 domain-containing protein translates to MYASNTIYIVGDAKAPQNNPITEKFKSYFVAFILVKDTGEIVDADCSATIALTSQFVKYLFLHKNINDPALVMEVKNRYFGSSQKALLVALKDAQKKYNQLAALSTQS, encoded by the coding sequence GTGTACGCTTCAAATACAATTTATATCGTAGGGGATGCGAAAGCACCTCAAAATAATCCCATTACTGAAAAGTTTAAAAGCTATTTCGTAGCATTTATCCTTGTTAAGGATACAGGGGAAATTGTAGATGCAGACTGCTCAGCGACAATTGCATTAACATCTCAATTTGTTAAATATTTATTTCTACATAAAAATATAAATGACCCGGCGTTAGTAATGGAAGTAAAGAACCGATATTTCGGTTCTTCTCAAAAAGCGTTACTTGTAGCGCTAAAAGATGCACAGAAAAAATATAATCAGCTTGCTGCTTTGTCTACTCAATCATAG
- a CDS encoding dipeptide epimerase: MNKMKITDVKVNRRRVKLHTPFKTALRTVTEIESIDVYIHTDEGVIGKGAAAATPVITGDFTSGMEEAILGPMRSCLIGQNIIQFQQLLQRIQMSCIGNSSAKAAVDIALYDVYCQYQNVPLYALLGGKKEIHTDITVSVDEPVLMAKEAKKHIEKGFQTLKIKVGKEAHLDLERIEAIRNVVPRNTTLRLDANQGWSPKEAVSIIQEMENRNLNIEFIEQPVHAKDWDGLKYVKDRVQTPIMADESIFSASDALKLVQGRYADFINIKLMKCGGIREAWRIADIAETAGVKCMVGSMMESSLSVSAVAHLAAAHPNIHYFDLDAPLWLMEEPEGMTYSGSKVNLQSTVNSKS, translated from the coding sequence ATGAACAAAATGAAAATTACAGATGTAAAAGTAAATCGTAGACGTGTAAAACTGCATACACCGTTTAAAACCGCGCTTCGTACTGTAACCGAAATTGAAAGTATAGATGTTTATATTCATACAGACGAAGGAGTGATTGGTAAGGGGGCTGCAGCCGCAACGCCAGTTATTACGGGGGATTTCACCAGCGGAATGGAAGAAGCGATTTTAGGGCCGATGCGTTCATGTTTAATTGGTCAAAATATCATTCAATTTCAGCAGTTACTACAGCGCATTCAAATGAGTTGTATTGGAAATTCAAGTGCGAAAGCAGCGGTAGATATCGCTTTATATGATGTATATTGCCAATATCAAAATGTGCCGTTATATGCATTGTTAGGCGGGAAGAAAGAAATTCATACCGATATTACAGTGAGTGTGGATGAGCCTGTATTAATGGCAAAAGAAGCGAAGAAACATATAGAAAAAGGATTTCAAACATTAAAGATTAAAGTGGGTAAAGAGGCGCATTTAGATTTGGAACGTATTGAGGCAATTCGAAATGTGGTACCAAGAAATACGACATTACGTTTAGATGCGAATCAAGGTTGGAGTCCAAAAGAAGCGGTCTCTATCATTCAAGAGATGGAAAATCGTAATTTAAATATAGAATTTATTGAACAACCAGTACACGCGAAAGATTGGGATGGGTTAAAGTACGTCAAAGATCGTGTGCAAACGCCAATTATGGCCGATGAAAGTATATTTTCAGCAAGTGACGCATTAAAGCTCGTTCAAGGAAGATATGCAGACTTCATTAATATTAAATTAATGAAATGTGGTGGCATACGTGAAGCATGGCGTATTGCTGATATCGCAGAAACAGCTGGTGTGAAGTGTATGGTGGGCAGCATGATGGAGTCTTCACTTTCCGTTAGTGCTGTTGCGCATTTAGCGGCAGCGCATCCTAATATTCATTATTTTGATCTTGATGCACCGCTTTGGTTAATGGAAGAGCCAGAAGGAATGACTTATTCTGGATCAAAGGTAAACCTTCAATCGACAGTGAATAGTAAATCTTAG
- a CDS encoding C40 family peptidase gives MKKVGTAFLTTLFIFSSFTSANAEEKKDNKAFIDVSAATLWTAPDSLRPIDTPSATNPVDLWKWTKSMTLDEKLWLTNANKLETQALLGQEVTVIDKKGEWVKVLVHGQPTPRNEEGYPGWMPEKQLTYNQEFADKTNEPFVLITKPTAILYINPSEKHKSLEVSYNTRLPLLSEDTISYRVLLPSGQKAWLRKNDGTVYRSQTDIPTPAADDLINTGKMFLGLPYIWAGTSGFGFDCSGFTHTIYKSHGITIPRDSGPQSRAGVAVDKENLQKGDLIFFAHDQGKGSVHHVAMYIGDGNMIHSPRAERSVEIIPLNTPGYIEEYAGARRYLP, from the coding sequence ATGAAAAAAGTAGGAACTGCATTTTTAACAACTTTATTTATATTTTCATCGTTTACATCGGCAAATGCTGAAGAAAAGAAGGATAATAAAGCATTTATAGATGTATCTGCTGCAACGTTATGGACAGCACCTGATTCATTAAGACCAATCGATACACCGAGTGCAACAAATCCAGTGGATCTATGGAAATGGACGAAATCAATGACACTTGACGAGAAACTATGGTTAACAAATGCAAATAAATTAGAAACACAAGCTTTACTCGGTCAAGAAGTAACTGTTATTGATAAGAAAGGCGAATGGGTGAAGGTATTAGTGCATGGACAGCCAACACCACGAAATGAAGAAGGTTATCCGGGCTGGATGCCTGAAAAACAATTAACATATAATCAAGAATTTGCAGATAAAACAAATGAACCTTTTGTCTTAATAACCAAACCAACAGCGATTTTATATATAAATCCTTCTGAAAAACATAAATCACTTGAAGTCAGTTATAATACAAGACTGCCGCTATTAAGTGAAGACACAATTTCATACCGTGTATTGTTGCCAAGTGGTCAGAAAGCATGGCTACGAAAAAATGATGGAACAGTTTACCGATCTCAAACTGATATTCCAACTCCGGCGGCCGATGATTTAATTAACACAGGGAAAATGTTTTTAGGCTTACCGTATATATGGGCTGGTACAAGTGGTTTTGGATTTGATTGCTCTGGCTTCACACATACGATCTATAAATCGCACGGCATTACAATTCCGCGAGATTCTGGACCGCAATCAAGAGCAGGGGTTGCAGTTGATAAAGAAAATCTACAAAAAGGAGATTTAATTTTCTTTGCACATGATCAAGGGAAAGGTAGTGTCCATCACGTTGCAATGTATATTGGTGATGGCAATATGATTCACTCACCAAGAGCTGAAAGGTCGGTAGAGATTATACCGCTAAATACACCAGGATATATAGAAGAATACGCTGGTGCTCGTCGTTACTTACCTTAA
- a CDS encoding YxcD family protein, with the protein METIKISEQELINALCIYIAEKRQVGPEEVLVELMYDDDYGFSAEVEVNGRQQILIQANLIEALRLLLDREYNVNPFAARLQLELDDEEGIYALAKFNNSDD; encoded by the coding sequence ATGGAAACAATAAAAATTTCTGAACAAGAGCTTATAAATGCGCTTTGTATATATATCGCTGAAAAAAGACAAGTGGGTCCAGAAGAAGTATTAGTTGAACTCATGTATGATGACGACTACGGTTTCTCTGCGGAAGTAGAGGTAAATGGTCGCCAGCAAATTTTAATTCAAGCAAACTTAATCGAAGCTTTACGCTTATTGCTTGACAGAGAATATAATGTCAATCCATTCGCAGCGAGATTACAACTTGAATTAGATGATGAAGAAGGCATTTACGCATTAGCGAAATTTAATAACTCAGATGACTAG
- a CDS encoding FtsB family cell division protein: MRKLKRVNVPNIPEQSSQPSDKRKINKKKLRRLILMVLFIAATTLYVQYILTKQQEVIDKKKDTITDQKKQLVSLKKDKDSLKTNIENLTDDEEEILKLARKEYQFSKSNETIFVMPK, translated from the coding sequence ATGAGGAAACTCAAACGAGTAAATGTTCCTAATATACCAGAACAATCATCACAACCTAGTGACAAGCGTAAGATAAATAAAAAGAAGTTAAGGCGTCTTATTTTAATGGTCCTTTTTATTGCAGCAACTACTCTGTACGTTCAATATATTTTAACGAAACAACAAGAAGTAATTGATAAAAAGAAAGATACGATTACGGATCAAAAGAAACAATTAGTATCTTTAAAGAAAGATAAAGATTCTTTAAAGACTAACATAGAAAATTTAACAGACGATGAGGAAGAAATTTTGAAGTTAGCGAGAAAAGAGTATCAATTTTCTAAGTCAAATGAAACTATATTTGTGATGCCAAAGTAA
- a CDS encoding DUF1836 domain-containing protein translates to METFHLTRNEMATLLLSLRGWNTKKPLGILQEAWAKSHKKDIESGQSVTAFITTALSPIFEKLIKIDDTDVGFSLNEIVALGNQIENTSFSVTAMQNWVKRDIKEMIGSPQKGKKYSIEQAALLFIVEDLKTALDFESIRKLLRLIVNDPADRSDDLINPVHLYVAYSSLFEELNQGNCLQLNATDTVHTIENIVKEKADKIASKFDQINNEQREAIRNAIIIATLSVHTAYVQMLAKRYVTATLFLQNLDVKP, encoded by the coding sequence ATGGAAACATTTCATCTCACACGAAACGAAATGGCTACCCTTCTTCTATCACTAAGAGGATGGAATACGAAAAAGCCTCTCGGTATTTTACAAGAAGCTTGGGCAAAGTCACATAAAAAAGATATTGAAAGCGGACAAAGCGTTACAGCTTTTATTACTACCGCACTTTCACCTATTTTTGAAAAGCTGATTAAAATTGACGATACTGATGTCGGTTTTTCTTTAAATGAAATAGTTGCGCTTGGCAATCAGATTGAAAACACAAGTTTCTCTGTAACTGCTATGCAAAACTGGGTGAAACGAGATATAAAAGAAATGATTGGCTCTCCTCAAAAAGGGAAAAAATATTCAATTGAACAAGCAGCCTTACTATTTATTGTCGAAGATTTAAAAACAGCACTTGATTTTGAATCCATTCGTAAGCTATTACGCCTTATTGTAAATGACCCAGCCGATCGAAGTGATGATTTAATCAATCCTGTTCATTTATATGTAGCATACTCTTCTCTATTTGAAGAACTCAATCAAGGGAATTGCTTACAATTAAATGCAACAGATACCGTTCATACAATTGAAAACATCGTAAAAGAAAAAGCTGATAAAATCGCAAGCAAGTTCGATCAAATCAATAATGAACAACGCGAAGCAATTCGTAACGCTATTATTATTGCGACCCTTTCTGTACATACCGCATATGTACAAATGTTAGCAAAGCGTTACGTAACAGCAACTTTATTTTTACAGAACTTAGATGTGAAGCCTTAA
- a CDS encoding peptide ABC transporter substrate-binding protein yields MKKVIRYSLVSTLLVSSFLVGCAKEKTATKPKDEKKVLQLLETGEIPSLNSGKVTDAVSFNVLNNVMEGLFRLSKNDEVIEAGAQKYEVSKDGKTYTFQLRDAKWSNGEPVTAHDYVYAWKQLINPDTASQYAYIAYDVKNAEKINKKQLGLDELGVKAKDDKTFVVELEHPVPYFTKLLILPSFYPINEKYAKEQGDKYGLEANKAVYNGPFTLSEWKHEASFTMKKNDKYWDKKEVKLDEVNYQIVKEISTAVNLYETDKVDRAVISTEFVDKYKNNKELKQYTDPVMYFFRFNENVPILKNKNARLALSTVFDKKGLADSFLNDGSVAANYYVPKGFLKGPDKKDFRSTAGEFNKTNVKQAKEYWEKAKQETGTNEVTLELLNYDLENFKKVGEYIKEQLEKNLPGLKVNVKLQPHTQKLALEKQKEYEMSLSRWLPDYPDPMTYLEVFLSGSSVNNTEYANPEYDALIKKIKTELGNDEKARWKAMQEAEKMLLDDAVIAPVFQRGLSYLQKPYVKDLYVHQFGPATSLKWADVQK; encoded by the coding sequence ATGAAAAAAGTTATTCGTTACTCATTAGTTAGTACTCTATTAGTTTCTTCATTTTTAGTTGGTTGCGCAAAAGAAAAAACTGCAACAAAGCCGAAAGATGAGAAGAAAGTATTACAGTTACTAGAAACAGGTGAAATTCCGTCGTTAAATTCAGGGAAAGTAACAGATGCAGTCTCGTTTAACGTTTTGAATAACGTAATGGAAGGACTATTCCGTCTATCGAAAAATGATGAAGTAATTGAAGCCGGCGCACAAAAATATGAAGTGAGTAAAGATGGAAAAACATATACATTCCAATTGCGTGATGCGAAATGGTCTAACGGAGAGCCAGTAACCGCTCATGATTACGTATACGCTTGGAAGCAATTGATAAATCCAGATACTGCTTCTCAATATGCATACATTGCGTACGATGTAAAAAATGCTGAGAAGATAAATAAAAAACAACTAGGTCTAGATGAATTAGGAGTAAAAGCGAAGGATGATAAAACATTCGTCGTAGAGCTAGAACATCCTGTACCGTATTTTACGAAATTATTAATTTTACCATCCTTCTATCCAATTAACGAAAAATATGCGAAAGAGCAAGGTGATAAATATGGATTAGAAGCAAATAAAGCGGTATATAATGGACCGTTTACATTATCAGAGTGGAAGCATGAAGCTAGCTTTACAATGAAGAAAAACGATAAGTATTGGGATAAAAAAGAAGTGAAGTTAGATGAAGTAAACTATCAAATTGTAAAAGAAATTTCAACTGCGGTAAATTTATATGAAACAGATAAAGTTGATAGAGCTGTTATTTCTACAGAATTCGTAGATAAATATAAAAATAATAAAGAGCTAAAACAATATACAGATCCAGTTATGTACTTCTTCCGATTTAATGAAAATGTACCGATTCTTAAAAATAAAAATGCACGTCTTGCGCTAAGTACAGTTTTTGATAAGAAGGGACTCGCAGATTCATTTTTAAATGATGGATCGGTTGCAGCAAACTATTACGTACCAAAAGGATTTTTAAAGGGCCCAGATAAGAAAGATTTTAGAAGTACGGCTGGTGAGTTTAATAAGACAAATGTAAAACAGGCGAAGGAATATTGGGAGAAAGCAAAACAAGAGACAGGTACAAATGAAGTGACGTTAGAACTATTAAATTATGACTTGGAAAACTTTAAAAAAGTTGGAGAGTACATTAAAGAGCAGCTTGAGAAAAACTTACCAGGATTAAAAGTGAATGTAAAATTACAACCACATACGCAAAAATTAGCACTTGAGAAGCAGAAAGAATATGAAATGTCGTTATCACGCTGGTTACCAGATTATCCAGATCCAATGACTTACTTAGAAGTATTCCTTTCTGGAAGTAGCGTCAATAATACAGAATATGCAAACCCAGAATATGATGCGTTAATTAAGAAGATTAAAACAGAATTAGGTAATGATGAAAAGGCTCGCTGGAAAGCAATGCAAGAAGCTGAAAAAATGCTACTTGATGATGCAGTAATTGCACCGGTATTCCAGCGCGGATTATCTTACTTACAAAAACCATATGTGAAAGATTTATATGTACATCAATTTGGTCCAGCTACAAGTTTAAAATGGGCAGATGTACAAAAATAA